The following are from one region of the Lytechinus pictus isolate F3 Inbred chromosome 4, Lp3.0, whole genome shotgun sequence genome:
- the LOC129259188 gene encoding glutathione S-transferase 3, mitochondrial-like: protein MTALAGLPSDFGYVILTAVASAIMVGYLAERVSFARKAHKVEYPTFYSPDNQLFNCFQRAHANTLENYPQFLMLLFLAGIGFPRASSILGVIYIVGRISYAHGYYTGDPSKRMRGVYGYIGLLGLLGLSVTNALRLLEFI, encoded by the exons ATGACGGCTTTGGCAGGTCTTCCATCTGATTTCGGCTATGTGATCCTCACAGCTGTGGCTAGTGCTATCATGGTCGGCTACTTGGCAGAGAGAGTCTCATTTGCTCGTAAGGCACATAAAGTAGAG TATCCCACGTTTTACAGCCCAGATAATCAGCTGTTTAACTGTTTCCAACGAGCTCATGCGAACAC ATTGGAGAATTATCCTCAATTCCTCATGTTGCTGTTTCTAGCTGGTATTGGATTTCCG AGAGCTTCATCGATCCTTGGAGTCATCTATATCGTGGGTCGCATCAGCTATGCCCATGGATACTACACGGGAG ATCCAAGCAAGAGAATGAGAGGAGTTTATGGGTACATCGGTCTTCTTGGTCTGCTCGGTCTATCTGTCACAAACGCACTTCGACTTCTTGagtttatttaa
- the LOC129258575 gene encoding glutathione S-transferase 3, mitochondrial-like: MTLLSTLSKDYGYVVLVGTASTFMISFLAIQVGRARKKYGVEYPTMYSDSVPEFNCVQRAHQNTLENYPQFLMLLFFSGLEHPRAAAGLGGLWVLSRFSYAFGYYSGDPKKRYRGSYGYIGSIGMIVLTVRSALRMLKVIC; the protein is encoded by the exons ATGACTTTGCTTTCAACCCTCTCAAAGGATTATGGTTATGTGGTGCTAGTAGGAACCGCTAGTACcttcatgatttcatttctGGCTATCCAAGTTGGAAGGGCTCGCAAGAAGTATGGTGTTGAG tatcCCACTATGTACAGTGATTCTGTTCCTGAATTTAACTGCGTCCAGCGAGCTCATCAAAATAC ATTGGAAAATTATCCTCAATTCTTGATGCTGCTGTTTTTCTCTGGGCTTGAACATCCA AGAGCAGCTGCTGGTCTCGGTGGTCTATGGGTCTTGAGCAGGTTTAGCTATGCCTTTGGCTACTACTCAGGAG ATCCTAAGAAGAGGTATCGTGGTTCTTATGGCTACATCGGTTCCATCGGAATGATAGTCTTGACCGTCAGATCTGCCCTTCGTATGCTGAAAGTAATCTGTTAG